CCGGGCCAGTTCCTGACCGTCCGTCAGATCAGCGAGGCGCTCGACGCCGACCTTGCGTACACCACGGTGATGACCCTGCTCACGCGACTGCATCGGAAGGGCTTCCTCGAGCGGCAACTCGAGGGCCGTGCCTGGACGTACCGTCCCGTCATGTCGCAGAGCCAGCATGCGGCATCCGCGATGACGGCCGCGCTGCACGACAGTGACGACCATGCCGAGGCGCTGTTCCACTTCGTCGAGCGGTTGACCCCCGAGGAACAGCAGCAGTTGTGTCGAAGCTAGAGGATGGCGATCGATGACCGTTGCGCTGGCGCTCGTGGCGCTGGGCCTGGTGACCCCGTACCTCCTGCGCCGCATGGACAATCGCGCACCGACCGTCGTCGTGATCGCAGCGCACCTGGCGGCCCTCATGATCGTCTGGCTCGGCATCCTCGACATCGCTGTCGGTGCTACCGGCCTCTCGCACCGCCTGGTCGAGTTCTGCACCCTGGCGCTTCACGATCCACCGGCAGGCGGTAACCTCCGTGTGATCGTGGTGATGACCGTCGTCATTGCTGCGATGGT
The window above is part of the Euzebyales bacterium genome. Proteins encoded here:
- a CDS encoding BlaI/MecI/CopY family transcriptional regulator is translated as PGQFLTVRQISEALDADLAYTTVMTLLTRLHRKGFLERQLEGRAWTYRPVMSQSQHAASAMTAALHDSDDHAEALFHFVERLTPEEQQQLCRS